GCGTCGGTGCGAGTTGCAAACGGGCGATCAGGAACCGTGTTCACGCCGCCTTGAGTGCTGGCGATGTAGCCGCGCAGGGCCGTGATTTCGTCGGCTAACGCGGCGTCGTCAAGGTGTTGGTATGGACGGTCAGCCATCACAGCGCCCCTGCAATTGCTTTTGCGATGGCCGCCTCTTCTGCGCCAATTCCAATTGATGCCGCGATGCTTGCCACCTCTGCCGGGCTGGAAAACTTGGCAAGCCGCGACATGTCAGCAATGGTCTGTCGCACGAGTCGCACGTTTCGCTCGCGGTCTTCCTCACTTCGGGCGCTGACAGCCTCCCCGGCCTTGGCCCGCTGGATCAGTTCGCGCCGATCTTCCTGCGCCATGTCCTTGAGCGCGTCCAGCTCCACGCCCTTGTCGAGCGAAGTGCCAGCGATCTCGTCCAGGTCATCGCCGAGGGCTTCGGCGCGAGCTAGGTGGCGGTTAACGTCGCGCTTGGACTCGCCGGATGCGCGGGACGTGTCGCACGCAAACTCGGTGTTGCCGCGGCCGCCAAAACTGGGACAAGTTGTCCCAGTTTCCAAATCGGCAACGCGTTGCCGATTTGGCCGCATCGCCTCCCAAATCTCCTTCCTCCGCTTGATCGCCTTCGCACGCTGCGC
This genomic stretch from bacterium harbors:
- a CDS encoding ParB N-terminal domain-containing protein → MISTIRLDCIESSTLARPLIAGSIDALAESIGNIGLIQPITVVPCAKYRDGQKVEAFRLVAGHHRVAAMRKIGWVECSARVLPESTTALAAELMEIDENLCRAELSAAQRAKAIKRRKEIWEAMRPNRQRVADLETGTTCPSFGGRGNTEFACDTSRASGESKRDVNRHLARAEALGDDLDEIAGTSLDKGVELDALKDMAQEDRRELIQRAKAGEAVSARSEEDRERNVRLVRQTIADMSRLAKFSSPAEVASIAASIGIGAEEAAIAKAIAGAL